TCCGACGTCCAGCAGGGTGAATCCGGAGGAAAGATGCGGCAGCAGGTATGCCGCCGAATTCTCTGCGGTGCGCCAGCGGTGTGAGCGCAAGACCGACTCGTGGTGCCCGTGGGTGTACGTCGCCATGCCCTCGAAGCTAGCCCTGTTGTCCTCGAATGTGGGACAACAGTCCCACATAATGAACAAGGCGATTTCTTGGTATGCAGTTCAGGACGTATTTTGGTCGGCATGAGGATCGGCATCGTCGGCGCGACGGGACAGGTCGGTGGCGTCATGCGCCGCATCCTGGCCGAGCGCGCGTTCCCTGTTTCTGAGCTCCGGCTCTTCGCTTCCGCGCGCTCCGCGGGCCGCACCCTGCCGTGGGGAAACGGCGAGGTGACCGTCGAGGACGCCGCCACGGCTGACTACAACGGCCTGGACATCGTGCTCTTCTCGGCCGGCAAGGGCGGGTCGAAGGAGTACGCCCCGCGCGTCGCCGAGGCCGGCGCCGTGATCGTCGACAACTCGTCGGCCTGGCGGATGGACCCGGACGTCCCGCTCGTCGTCGCCGAGGTGAACCCGGACGCGGCGAAGGTGCGGCCCAAGGGCATCATCGCCAACCCGAACTGCACCACGATGGCCGCGATGCCGGTGCTCCGGCCGCTGCACGACGAGGCCGGGCTGGTCTCCTTCATCGCCACCACCTACCAAGCCGTCGGCGGCGCCGGGCTGGCCGGCGCGGCCGAGCTTGACGAGCAGATCAAGAAGGTCGCCGACCGGGCTCTCGAGCTGGTCCACGACGGGTCCGCCGTGGAGTTCCCGGAGTCCAAGGTCTTCCCGAAGCCGATCGCGTTCAACGTGATCCCGCAGGCCGGCTCGTTCGTCGACGACGGCAGCTTCGAGACCGACGAGGAGCAGAAGCTCCGCAACGAGAGCCGGAAGATTCTCGGCCTGCCCGAGCTGCTGGTCTCCGGCACCTGCGTACGGGTGCCGGTCTTCACCGGGCACTCGATCCAGGTGAACGCGCGGTTCGCCCGCCCGCTCGCCGTCGAGCGCGCCCGCGAGCTGCTCGCCTCGGCGCCCGGCGTGGAACTGTCCGAGGTGCCCACCCCGCTCCAGGCCGCCGGCCGCGACCCGTCGTACGTGGGTCGTTTCCGCCTCGACCCGACCGCGGAGAACGGCCTGTCGTTCTTCATCTCGAACGACAACCTGCGCAAGGGCGCCGCGCTCAACGCCGTGCAGATCGCCGAGCTGGTCGCCGCCGAGCTGAGCTGATCCGTCCCGTTCCGGGCCGCCCCCGCCACGCACCGTGGCGGGGGCGGCTTTGTGTTTCCAGGGTTCCGTGCCGCTCGATGAAGGTCTCTGTGGTGTGAATGCGAGCGGGAAACCGCGCGAATGCCCGGGGTGGCTCGTTCCGATGAGGTATGACGGTCAATCCACTCGGCTCCACAATGGAAATCTTGGGCATTTTGCCCGAAT
Above is a genomic segment from Actinoplanes ianthinogenes containing:
- a CDS encoding aspartate-semialdehyde dehydrogenase, encoding MRIGIVGATGQVGGVMRRILAERAFPVSELRLFASARSAGRTLPWGNGEVTVEDAATADYNGLDIVLFSAGKGGSKEYAPRVAEAGAVIVDNSSAWRMDPDVPLVVAEVNPDAAKVRPKGIIANPNCTTMAAMPVLRPLHDEAGLVSFIATTYQAVGGAGLAGAAELDEQIKKVADRALELVHDGSAVEFPESKVFPKPIAFNVIPQAGSFVDDGSFETDEEQKLRNESRKILGLPELLVSGTCVRVPVFTGHSIQVNARFARPLAVERARELLASAPGVELSEVPTPLQAAGRDPSYVGRFRLDPTAENGLSFFISNDNLRKGAALNAVQIAELVAAELS